A genomic window from Paramormyrops kingsleyae isolate MSU_618 chromosome 23, PKINGS_0.4, whole genome shotgun sequence includes:
- the ehmt2 gene encoding histone-lysine N-methyltransferase EHMT2 isoform X6 has translation MAPIKKKVEKEGGKKKEMITVEVKKEIIEKHERRMRVADIARFYNKSTSTICTILKKKEEIRGLDAAKGVTRVSKQRPHVLEDVEKLLLVWINEKQLAGDTVTETFICEKAKTLYTDLVSKLPGTSTENEGFKASRGWFDNFKKRSGIHSVVRHREAAISDAKAAEAFAVEFQKLMVSECYLPQQVFNCDEMGLFWKKMPKRTYITAEENAMPGHKPMKDRLTLLLCANASGDFKVKPLLVYHSENPRAFKKCRVQKNQLNVMWRSNRKAWVTRILFIEWINEVFGPAVKKYLLEKNLPLKVLLVMDNAPAHSPGLEDDLLEEFEFIKVKFLPPNTTPLLQPMDQQVISNFKKLYTKALFQQCFEVTEGTNLTLREFWKNHFHIVNCLKIIDKAWDGVTKRTLNSAWRKLWSDCVLGHGFEGFAHEQEPPVVNEIVSLGKTLGLEVNEEDIQELVEEHGQELTTDELMDLRREQQQEVMEEISSEEQPRQIDRFSKGLLKDKVPSEDKVAEPDPNVVTPTLQTNAGELYGTAVVPAETKPMGGLLSSQKEAEKEGVKEDEEGGKSGASATASGKGHAAKTLPPSSSSPSLSSSPGRAKMSLSGPASKSVATPFPSSSPGSLVTCVAPQPKIHRARKTMNRPPPTQGRCLESPFAPAKPVDPNSSAAPEADAAVKKRKVGPNSDSQALPTKRTENGAEAAVEVVDTPPAPAKAGPVTEQQADWLVPWDGDGIMYNYQDTEGGDSDSKSGDGTIEARLSEGDVESGNLSDRSSGSERQTGKWKEGGKSPWTRPGRRKRKERLREEETEMEMEEVVSIAASAPAAAPPAGISSEYTEVPLGSLDISAADSLTLSPHQAEDSEAGDTERLEELPLCSCRMEAPRVDGLSGRGGRLCMATESINGELVGCTNTIVKGETMRPSSRVSLMVLCENHRSHMVQHHCCPGCGYFCITGTFLECCPDLRITHRFHRGCVSVLGGGRDRGFGLGAMLFCPHCGEDASEAREVTIPPPSPASASSAAVVTASASTTTPSLPLPLPSSLPLGVTAGVFGSGRRPEAPSSARMRGRGEVRRGPEQQQSGAGGSVDVALPGDSGVDSVGPSLCLPNGKPICPSALSVGASRAALQKAILNQDTERRKKLRFHPRQLYPATKQGEVQRVLLMLMEGIDPAYQSDSQNRRCALHAAAQRGFLEICYLLIQAGAKVDTPDKSLRTPLLEAIINNHVEVVRYLIQSGACVYHTEDDGSTGLHHAAKLGNLDIVNLLLGTGQVDINAQVGARGRGSRLGSWQGDPGQQDSGGWTPIIWAAEHRHIAVIRALLNRGADVTLNDKEMNVCLHWASFAGSVEIAELLLNAGCPLSSVNVHGDTPLHIASREGYLDCVTLFLSRGAEIDIKNREGDTPLSLARCDSPVWVSLQINRKLRKGIANRILRTEKIICSDVAQGYENVPIPCVNGVDEEGCPSDYKYISENCETSAMNIDRNITHLQHCSCTDDCSSSNCLCGQLSIRCWYDKDRRLLQEFNKIEPPLIFECNLACSCYRTCKNRVVQAGIKVRLQLYRTEKMGWGVRALQDIPQGSFICEYVGELISDAEADVREDDSYLFDLDNKDGEVYCIDARYYGNISRFINHLCDPNIIPVRVFMLHQDLRFPRIAFFSSRDILTGQELGFDYGDRFWDIKSKYFTCQCGSEKCKHSAEAIALEQSRLARLEACPEVGPDPGLALLSSS, from the exons ATGGCCCCCATCAAGAAAAAGGTTGAAAAGGAAGGCGGTAAGAAGAAGGAGATGATTACGGTGGAAGTTAAGAAGGAAATCATCGAGAAGCACGAACGACGTATGCGAGTGGCCGACATTGCAAGATTTTATAACAAATCTACGTCGACGATTTGCACAATATTAAAGAAGAAAGAAGAAATAAGGGGGCTAGATGCAGCAAAAGGAGTCACGAGAGTATCAAAGCAACGGCCACATGTTCTGGAAGATGTAGAAAAGTTGCTTCTTGTGTGGATAAATGAGAAGCAACTAGCAGGTGATACTGTAACGGAGACCTTCATCTGCGAGAAGGCAAAGACCTTGTACACCGACCTCGTAAGTAAACTGCCAGGTACATCGACAGAAAACGAAGGCTTCAAGGCGAGCAGGGGATGGTTTGATAACTTTAAGAAGAGAAGTGGCATCCATAGTGTTGTGAGGCACCGAGAGGCTGCGATTTCGGACGCTAAGGCAGCTGAGGCGTTTGCTGTTGAGTTCCAGAAGCTCATGGTTTCTGAGTGTTACCTGCCGCAGCAAGTTTTTAACTGCGATGAGATGGGGCTTTTTTGGAAAAAGATGCCAAAGAGGACCTACATTACAGCAGAAGAGAATGCGATGCCCGGTCACAAGCCCATGAAAGACCGTCTcaccctcttgctgtgtgctaATGCAAGCGGGGATTTCAAAGTCAAGCCCCTGCTCGTGTATCATTCCGAGAATCCACGAGCCTTCAAGAAATGCAGGGTGCAGAAGAACCAGTTAAACGTTATGTGGAGGTCCAACCGCAAGGCTTGGGTCACTCGTATCTTGTTCATTGAGTGGATCAATGAGGTCTTTGGTCCTGCAGTGAAGAAATACCTTTTAGAAAAGAATCTGCCACTCAAAGTCTTGCTAGTTATGGATAATGCTCCTGCTCATTCTCCAGGCCTTGAGGATGACTTACTGGAGGAATTCGAGTTCATTAAGGTCAAGTTCCTTCCTCCCAACACCACTCCACTACTCCAGCCCATGGATCAGCAGGTCATTTCGAACTTTAAAAAGCTTTACACCAAAGCTCTATTTCAGCAATGCTTCGAGGTGACTGAAGGAACAAACCTTACCCTCCGAGAGTTTTGGAAAAATCATTTCCACATAGTGAACTGCCTCAAGATCATCGATAAAGCCTGGGATGGGGTCACCAAGAGAACCCTCAATTCTGCTTGGAGAAAACTGTGGTCTGATTGTGTTCTTGGACATGGCTTTGAGGGGTTTGCTCATGAACAGGAGCCACCAGTTGTCAATGAGATTGTGTCTTTGGGGAAGACCTTGGGGCTGGAGGTGAATGAGGAAGATATTCAAGAGCTGGTGGAGGAGCATGGCCAGGAGCTGACCACCGACGAACTGATGGATCTGCGTCGCGAGCAACAGCAAGAGGTTATGGAGGAGATCTCGTCTGAGGAG cAGCCACGACAGATTGACAgattttcaaag GGCCTCCTGAAAGACAAGGTACCATCTGAAGACAAGGTAGCAGAGCCAGATCCGAATGTTGTAACACCGACACTACAGACGAATGCAG GTGAGCTGTATGGTACAGCAGTGGTTCCCGCGGAGACGAAGCCCATGGGTGGCTTGTTGTCGTCACAGAAGGAGGCGGAGAAAGAAGGAGTgaaggaggatgaggaaggggGCAAATCTGGAGCCTCCGCCACAGCATCGGGTAAAG GCCATGCAGCCAAGACTCTTCCTCCCTCCTCTTCGTCACCCTCGCTGTCCTCGTCACCCGGCAGAGCAAAGATGAGCCTCTCTGGTCCGGCCAGTAAATCTGTCGCAACCCCGTTCCCGTCGTCGTCCCCTGGCTCCTTGGTCACGTGTGTGGCCCCCCAGCCCAAAATCCACCGGGCGCGTAAAacaatgaacagaccgcccccGACGCAG GGGAGGTGTTTGGAGTCGCCCTTCGCGCCGGCTAAGCCAGTGGACCCTAACTCCAGTGCCGCCCCGGAGGCTGATGCAG CAGTGAAGAAACGCAAAGTGGGCCCCAATTCGGACTCCCAGGCGCTGCCCACCAAGCGGACAGAAAACGGTGCTGAGGCAGCAGTAGAG GTGGTGGACACTCCCCCTGCACCGGCAAAGGCCGGGCCGGTGACAGAGCAGcaagctgattggctggtgcCCTGGGATGGGGATGGCATTATGTACAACTACCAAGACACCGAGGGGGGGGACTCTGACAGCAAG TCTGGGGATGGAACAATCGAGGCCCGTTTGAGCGAAGGTGATGTGGAGTCTGGAAACTTGTCTGATCGT AGCTCGGGGTCCGAGAGGCAAACAGGGAAGTGGAAAGAAGGTGGCAAGTCTCCGTGGACCAGGCCAGGGCGAAGGAAAAGGAAAGAGAGACTGAGGGAGGAAGAGACTGAGATGGAGATGGAGGAAG TAGTGTCCATAGCAGCCTCTGCTCCAGctgcagcgccacctgctggaatCTCCAGTGAATACACGGAGGTTCCCCTGGGCTCCCTCGACATCTCCGCTGCCGACAGCCTGACTCTCTCTCCCCACCAAG CAGAGGACAGCGAGGCCGGGGACACGGAGCGCCTGGAAGAGCTGCCCTTGTGCAGCTGCAGGATGGAGGCTCCCCGTGTGGATGGCCTGAGTGGCCGGGGGGGGCGGCTCTGCATGGCCACGGAGAGCATAAACGGGGAG CTGGTGGGCTGTACCAACACCATCGTGAAGGGGGAGACGATGCGGCCCTCCAGCAGGGTCTCCCTCATGGTGCTGTGCGAGAATCACCGATCCCACATGGTGCAGCACCACTGCTGCCCGGGCTGCGGCTACTTCTGCATCACG GGCACCTTCTTGGAATGCTGTCCCGACCTACGCATCACTCACCGCTTCCACCGCGGCTGCGTgtctgtcctgggggggggcagagatcGGGGCTTCGGCCTGGGCGCCATGCTCTTCTGCCCCCACTGCGGCGAGGACGCCTCCGAGGCCCGCGAGGTCaccataccccccccctccccggcgaGCGCGTCCTCGGCAGCCGTCGTCACGGCGTCCGCCTCCACCACCAcgccctccctgcccctccCGCTCCCGTCGTCTCTGCCCCTCGGCGTGACGGCCGGGGTGTTCGGCAGTGGGCGGAGACCCGAGGCCCCGAGCAG TGCACGGATGCGTGGCCGAGGGGAAGTGAGGCGGGGCCCCGAGCAGCAGCAGTCAGGTGCGGGGGGGAGTGTAGACGTAGCCCTGCCGGGGGACAGCGGAGTGGACAGCGTGGGGCCCTCTCTCTGTTTGCCGAATGGAAAGCCCATATGCCCCAGCGCACTTTCTGTAGgtgccagcagggcggcgctgcAGAAGGCTATACTGAACCAGGACACAGAGAG gagGAAGAAGCTGAGGTTTCACCCTCGTCAGCTCTACCCAGCGACCAAACAGGGTGAAGTACAAAGAGTGCTGCTCATGCTCA TGGAGGGTATCGACCCAGCCTATCAGTCGGACTCTCAGAACCGCCGCTGCGCCCTGCACGCCGCCGCCCAGAGGGGCTTCCTGGAGATCTGCTACCTGCTTATACAG GCAGGTGCCAAAGTGGACACCCCGGACAAATCGCTGAGGACGCCCCTGCTGGAAGCCATCATTAACAACCACGTGGAGGTGGTGCGTTACCTGATCCAGAGCGGGGCCTGCGTCTATCACACG GAGGACGATGGCTCTACTGGGCTGCACCACGCAGCCAAACTGGGCAACCTGGACATTGTAAATCTCCTCCTAGGAACAGGACAAGTTGACATCAACGCACAGGTGGGGGCGAGGGGCAGAGGGTCGCGCTTGGGCTCTTGGCAGGGCGACCCCGGCCAACAA GACAGTGGAGGTTGGACCCCCATCATCTGGGCCGCGGAGCACCGACACATCGCCGTCATCCGGGCGCTGCTGAATCGGGGCGCGGACGTCACCCTCAATGACAAA GAGATGAACGTGTGTCTGCACTGGGCTTCCTTTGCTGGCAGTGTGGAGATCGCCGAGCTGTTGCTGAATGCTGGCTGCCCCCTATCCTCCGTCAACGTACACGGGGACACCCCGCTGCACATAGCATCCCGCGAGGGCTACCTGGACTGCGTCAC GCTGTTCCTCTCACGGGGGGCGGAAATCGACATTAAAAATCGGGAGGGGGACACCCCCCTCTCTTTGGCACGATGTGATTCGCCAGTCTGGGTGTCGCTCCAGATCAACAGGAAGCTGCGGAAGGGGATAGCCAATCGCATTTTGCGCACAGAAAAGATCATATGCAG CGACGTTGCCCAGGGATACGAGAACGTGCCCATACCCTGCGTGAATGGGGTGGATGAGGAAGGATGTCCCTCTGACTACAAGTACATCTCTGAGAACTGCGAGACCTCTGCCATGAACATAGACCGCAATATCACACACTTACAG cATTGCAGTTGCACAGATGACTGCTCCTCCAGTAACTGCCTGTGTGGACAGCTCAGTATCCGCTGCTGGTACGACAAG GACCGACGGCTTCTCCAAGAGTTCAATAAGATCGAACCTCCGCTCATCTTTGAGTGCAACCTGGCCTGCTCCTGCTATCGCACGTGCAAGAACAGGGTGGTCCAAGCAGGCATCAA GGTGCGTCTTCAGCTGTACCGCACCGAGAAGATGGGCTGGGGTGTGAGAGCCCTACAGGACATCCCTCAGGGAAGCTTCATCTGCGA ATATGTAGGAGAATTGATTTCTGATGCGGAGGCTGATGTAAGAGAAGATGACTCTTATCTTTTTGACCTGGACAACAAG GACGGGGAGGTGTATTGCATCGATGCGCGCTATTATGGCAACATCAGCCGCTTCATTAACCACCTGTGTGATCCCAACATAATCCCGGTGCGCGTATTCATGCTGCACCAAGACCTGCGGTTTCCGCGCATTGCCTTCTTCAGCTCCCGTGACATTCTGACGGGACAGGAGTTGGG GTTTGACTACGGAGATCGTTTCTGGGACATCAAGAGCAAGTACTTCACCTGCCAGTGCGGCTCAGAGAAATGTAAACATTCAGCTGAGGCCATCGCCCTGGAGCAGAGCAGGCTGGCGCGCCTGGAGGCCTGCCCCGAAGTCGGCCCTGACCCGGGTCTTGCTCTCCTGAGCAGTTCCTAG
- the ehmt2 gene encoding histone-lysine N-methyltransferase EHMT2 isoform X7, which translates to MAPIKKKVEKEGGKKKEMITVEVKKEIIEKHERRMRVADIARFYNKSTSTICTILKKKEEIRGLDAAKGVTRVSKQRPHVLEDVEKLLLVWINEKQLAGDTVTETFICEKAKTLYTDLVSKLPGTSTENEGFKASRGWFDNFKKRSGIHSVVRHREAAISDAKAAEAFAVEFQKLMVSECYLPQQVFNCDEMGLFWKKMPKRTYITAEENAMPGHKPMKDRLTLLLCANASGDFKVKPLLVYHSENPRAFKKCRVQKNQLNVMWRSNRKAWVTRILFIEWINEVFGPAVKKYLLEKNLPLKVLLVMDNAPAHSPGLEDDLLEEFEFIKVKFLPPNTTPLLQPMDQQVISNFKKLYTKALFQQCFEVTEGTNLTLREFWKNHFHIVNCLKIIDKAWDGVTKRTLNSAWRKLWSDCVLGHGFEGFAHEQEPPVVNEIVSLGKTLGLEVNEEDIQELVEEHGQELTTDELMDLRREQQQEVMEEISSEEQPRQIDRFSKGLLKDKVPSEDKVAEPDPNVVTPTLQTNAGELYGTAVVPAETKPMGGLLSSQKEAEKEGVKEDEEGGKSGASATASGHAAKTLPPSSSSPSLSSSPGRAKMSLSGPASKSVATPFPSSSPGSLVTCVAPQPKIHRARKTMNRPPPTQGRCLESPFAPAKPVDPNSSAAPEADAAVKKRKVGPNSDSQALPTKRTENGAEAAVEVVDTPPAPAKAGPVTEQQADWLVPWDGDGIMYNYQDTEGGDSDSKSGDGTIEARLSEGDVESGNLSDRSSGSERQTGKWKEGGKSPWTRPGRRKRKERLREEETEMEMEEVVSIAASAPAAAPPAGISSEYTEVPLGSLDISAADSLTLSPHQAEDSEAGDTERLEELPLCSCRMEAPRVDGLSGRGGRLCMATESINGELVGCTNTIVKGETMRPSSRVSLMVLCENHRSHMVQHHCCPGCGYFCITGTFLECCPDLRITHRFHRGCVSVLGGGRDRGFGLGAMLFCPHCGEDASEAREVTIPPPSPASASSAAVVTASASTTTPSLPLPLPSSLPLGVTAGVFGSGRRPEAPSSARMRGRGEVRRGPEQQQSGAGGSVDVALPGDSGVDSVGPSLCLPNGKPICPSALSVGASRAALQKAILNQDTERRKKLRFHPRQLYPATKQGEVQRVLLMLMEGIDPAYQSDSQNRRCALHAAAQRGFLEICYLLIQAGAKVDTPDKSLRTPLLEAIINNHVEVVRYLIQSGACVYHTEDDGSTGLHHAAKLGNLDIVNLLLGTGQVDINAQVGARGRGSRLGSWQGDPGQQDSGGWTPIIWAAEHRHIAVIRALLNRGADVTLNDKEMNVCLHWASFAGSVEIAELLLNAGCPLSSVNVHGDTPLHIASREGYLDCVTLFLSRGAEIDIKNREGDTPLSLARCDSPVWVSLQINRKLRKGIANRILRTEKIICSDVAQGYENVPIPCVNGVDEEGCPSDYKYISENCETSAMNIDRNITHLQHCSCTDDCSSSNCLCGQLSIRCWYDKDRRLLQEFNKIEPPLIFECNLACSCYRTCKNRVVQAGIKVRLQLYRTEKMGWGVRALQDIPQGSFICEYVGELISDAEADVREDDSYLFDLDNKDGEVYCIDARYYGNISRFINHLCDPNIIPVRVFMLHQDLRFPRIAFFSSRDILTGQELGFDYGDRFWDIKSKYFTCQCGSEKCKHSAEAIALEQSRLARLEACPEVGPDPGLALLSSS; encoded by the exons ATGGCCCCCATCAAGAAAAAGGTTGAAAAGGAAGGCGGTAAGAAGAAGGAGATGATTACGGTGGAAGTTAAGAAGGAAATCATCGAGAAGCACGAACGACGTATGCGAGTGGCCGACATTGCAAGATTTTATAACAAATCTACGTCGACGATTTGCACAATATTAAAGAAGAAAGAAGAAATAAGGGGGCTAGATGCAGCAAAAGGAGTCACGAGAGTATCAAAGCAACGGCCACATGTTCTGGAAGATGTAGAAAAGTTGCTTCTTGTGTGGATAAATGAGAAGCAACTAGCAGGTGATACTGTAACGGAGACCTTCATCTGCGAGAAGGCAAAGACCTTGTACACCGACCTCGTAAGTAAACTGCCAGGTACATCGACAGAAAACGAAGGCTTCAAGGCGAGCAGGGGATGGTTTGATAACTTTAAGAAGAGAAGTGGCATCCATAGTGTTGTGAGGCACCGAGAGGCTGCGATTTCGGACGCTAAGGCAGCTGAGGCGTTTGCTGTTGAGTTCCAGAAGCTCATGGTTTCTGAGTGTTACCTGCCGCAGCAAGTTTTTAACTGCGATGAGATGGGGCTTTTTTGGAAAAAGATGCCAAAGAGGACCTACATTACAGCAGAAGAGAATGCGATGCCCGGTCACAAGCCCATGAAAGACCGTCTcaccctcttgctgtgtgctaATGCAAGCGGGGATTTCAAAGTCAAGCCCCTGCTCGTGTATCATTCCGAGAATCCACGAGCCTTCAAGAAATGCAGGGTGCAGAAGAACCAGTTAAACGTTATGTGGAGGTCCAACCGCAAGGCTTGGGTCACTCGTATCTTGTTCATTGAGTGGATCAATGAGGTCTTTGGTCCTGCAGTGAAGAAATACCTTTTAGAAAAGAATCTGCCACTCAAAGTCTTGCTAGTTATGGATAATGCTCCTGCTCATTCTCCAGGCCTTGAGGATGACTTACTGGAGGAATTCGAGTTCATTAAGGTCAAGTTCCTTCCTCCCAACACCACTCCACTACTCCAGCCCATGGATCAGCAGGTCATTTCGAACTTTAAAAAGCTTTACACCAAAGCTCTATTTCAGCAATGCTTCGAGGTGACTGAAGGAACAAACCTTACCCTCCGAGAGTTTTGGAAAAATCATTTCCACATAGTGAACTGCCTCAAGATCATCGATAAAGCCTGGGATGGGGTCACCAAGAGAACCCTCAATTCTGCTTGGAGAAAACTGTGGTCTGATTGTGTTCTTGGACATGGCTTTGAGGGGTTTGCTCATGAACAGGAGCCACCAGTTGTCAATGAGATTGTGTCTTTGGGGAAGACCTTGGGGCTGGAGGTGAATGAGGAAGATATTCAAGAGCTGGTGGAGGAGCATGGCCAGGAGCTGACCACCGACGAACTGATGGATCTGCGTCGCGAGCAACAGCAAGAGGTTATGGAGGAGATCTCGTCTGAGGAG cAGCCACGACAGATTGACAgattttcaaag GGCCTCCTGAAAGACAAGGTACCATCTGAAGACAAGGTAGCAGAGCCAGATCCGAATGTTGTAACACCGACACTACAGACGAATGCAG GTGAGCTGTATGGTACAGCAGTGGTTCCCGCGGAGACGAAGCCCATGGGTGGCTTGTTGTCGTCACAGAAGGAGGCGGAGAAAGAAGGAGTgaaggaggatgaggaaggggGCAAATCTGGAGCCTCCGCCACAGCATCGG GCCATGCAGCCAAGACTCTTCCTCCCTCCTCTTCGTCACCCTCGCTGTCCTCGTCACCCGGCAGAGCAAAGATGAGCCTCTCTGGTCCGGCCAGTAAATCTGTCGCAACCCCGTTCCCGTCGTCGTCCCCTGGCTCCTTGGTCACGTGTGTGGCCCCCCAGCCCAAAATCCACCGGGCGCGTAAAacaatgaacagaccgcccccGACGCAG GGGAGGTGTTTGGAGTCGCCCTTCGCGCCGGCTAAGCCAGTGGACCCTAACTCCAGTGCCGCCCCGGAGGCTGATGCAG CAGTGAAGAAACGCAAAGTGGGCCCCAATTCGGACTCCCAGGCGCTGCCCACCAAGCGGACAGAAAACGGTGCTGAGGCAGCAGTAGAG GTGGTGGACACTCCCCCTGCACCGGCAAAGGCCGGGCCGGTGACAGAGCAGcaagctgattggctggtgcCCTGGGATGGGGATGGCATTATGTACAACTACCAAGACACCGAGGGGGGGGACTCTGACAGCAAG TCTGGGGATGGAACAATCGAGGCCCGTTTGAGCGAAGGTGATGTGGAGTCTGGAAACTTGTCTGATCGT AGCTCGGGGTCCGAGAGGCAAACAGGGAAGTGGAAAGAAGGTGGCAAGTCTCCGTGGACCAGGCCAGGGCGAAGGAAAAGGAAAGAGAGACTGAGGGAGGAAGAGACTGAGATGGAGATGGAGGAAG TAGTGTCCATAGCAGCCTCTGCTCCAGctgcagcgccacctgctggaatCTCCAGTGAATACACGGAGGTTCCCCTGGGCTCCCTCGACATCTCCGCTGCCGACAGCCTGACTCTCTCTCCCCACCAAG CAGAGGACAGCGAGGCCGGGGACACGGAGCGCCTGGAAGAGCTGCCCTTGTGCAGCTGCAGGATGGAGGCTCCCCGTGTGGATGGCCTGAGTGGCCGGGGGGGGCGGCTCTGCATGGCCACGGAGAGCATAAACGGGGAG CTGGTGGGCTGTACCAACACCATCGTGAAGGGGGAGACGATGCGGCCCTCCAGCAGGGTCTCCCTCATGGTGCTGTGCGAGAATCACCGATCCCACATGGTGCAGCACCACTGCTGCCCGGGCTGCGGCTACTTCTGCATCACG GGCACCTTCTTGGAATGCTGTCCCGACCTACGCATCACTCACCGCTTCCACCGCGGCTGCGTgtctgtcctgggggggggcagagatcGGGGCTTCGGCCTGGGCGCCATGCTCTTCTGCCCCCACTGCGGCGAGGACGCCTCCGAGGCCCGCGAGGTCaccataccccccccctccccggcgaGCGCGTCCTCGGCAGCCGTCGTCACGGCGTCCGCCTCCACCACCAcgccctccctgcccctccCGCTCCCGTCGTCTCTGCCCCTCGGCGTGACGGCCGGGGTGTTCGGCAGTGGGCGGAGACCCGAGGCCCCGAGCAG TGCACGGATGCGTGGCCGAGGGGAAGTGAGGCGGGGCCCCGAGCAGCAGCAGTCAGGTGCGGGGGGGAGTGTAGACGTAGCCCTGCCGGGGGACAGCGGAGTGGACAGCGTGGGGCCCTCTCTCTGTTTGCCGAATGGAAAGCCCATATGCCCCAGCGCACTTTCTGTAGgtgccagcagggcggcgctgcAGAAGGCTATACTGAACCAGGACACAGAGAG gagGAAGAAGCTGAGGTTTCACCCTCGTCAGCTCTACCCAGCGACCAAACAGGGTGAAGTACAAAGAGTGCTGCTCATGCTCA TGGAGGGTATCGACCCAGCCTATCAGTCGGACTCTCAGAACCGCCGCTGCGCCCTGCACGCCGCCGCCCAGAGGGGCTTCCTGGAGATCTGCTACCTGCTTATACAG GCAGGTGCCAAAGTGGACACCCCGGACAAATCGCTGAGGACGCCCCTGCTGGAAGCCATCATTAACAACCACGTGGAGGTGGTGCGTTACCTGATCCAGAGCGGGGCCTGCGTCTATCACACG GAGGACGATGGCTCTACTGGGCTGCACCACGCAGCCAAACTGGGCAACCTGGACATTGTAAATCTCCTCCTAGGAACAGGACAAGTTGACATCAACGCACAGGTGGGGGCGAGGGGCAGAGGGTCGCGCTTGGGCTCTTGGCAGGGCGACCCCGGCCAACAA GACAGTGGAGGTTGGACCCCCATCATCTGGGCCGCGGAGCACCGACACATCGCCGTCATCCGGGCGCTGCTGAATCGGGGCGCGGACGTCACCCTCAATGACAAA GAGATGAACGTGTGTCTGCACTGGGCTTCCTTTGCTGGCAGTGTGGAGATCGCCGAGCTGTTGCTGAATGCTGGCTGCCCCCTATCCTCCGTCAACGTACACGGGGACACCCCGCTGCACATAGCATCCCGCGAGGGCTACCTGGACTGCGTCAC GCTGTTCCTCTCACGGGGGGCGGAAATCGACATTAAAAATCGGGAGGGGGACACCCCCCTCTCTTTGGCACGATGTGATTCGCCAGTCTGGGTGTCGCTCCAGATCAACAGGAAGCTGCGGAAGGGGATAGCCAATCGCATTTTGCGCACAGAAAAGATCATATGCAG CGACGTTGCCCAGGGATACGAGAACGTGCCCATACCCTGCGTGAATGGGGTGGATGAGGAAGGATGTCCCTCTGACTACAAGTACATCTCTGAGAACTGCGAGACCTCTGCCATGAACATAGACCGCAATATCACACACTTACAG cATTGCAGTTGCACAGATGACTGCTCCTCCAGTAACTGCCTGTGTGGACAGCTCAGTATCCGCTGCTGGTACGACAAG GACCGACGGCTTCTCCAAGAGTTCAATAAGATCGAACCTCCGCTCATCTTTGAGTGCAACCTGGCCTGCTCCTGCTATCGCACGTGCAAGAACAGGGTGGTCCAAGCAGGCATCAA GGTGCGTCTTCAGCTGTACCGCACCGAGAAGATGGGCTGGGGTGTGAGAGCCCTACAGGACATCCCTCAGGGAAGCTTCATCTGCGA ATATGTAGGAGAATTGATTTCTGATGCGGAGGCTGATGTAAGAGAAGATGACTCTTATCTTTTTGACCTGGACAACAAG GACGGGGAGGTGTATTGCATCGATGCGCGCTATTATGGCAACATCAGCCGCTTCATTAACCACCTGTGTGATCCCAACATAATCCCGGTGCGCGTATTCATGCTGCACCAAGACCTGCGGTTTCCGCGCATTGCCTTCTTCAGCTCCCGTGACATTCTGACGGGACAGGAGTTGGG GTTTGACTACGGAGATCGTTTCTGGGACATCAAGAGCAAGTACTTCACCTGCCAGTGCGGCTCAGAGAAATGTAAACATTCAGCTGAGGCCATCGCCCTGGAGCAGAGCAGGCTGGCGCGCCTGGAGGCCTGCCCCGAAGTCGGCCCTGACCCGGGTCTTGCTCTCCTGAGCAGTTCCTAG